The genome window ACAGCCCGGAATTGTTGTACCTGGATGAACCGACCATTGGCCTGGACGCTGTGAGCAAACTGGCTCTGCGTGACTTTCTGCGGTGGGAAAACGCAGAAAAGGGAACCACAATTCTGCTGACAACGCATGATATGGAAGATATTGTGGCCCTGTGCTCCCGGGTGATGGTGCTGGGACATGGCAGCAAGCTGTATGACGGCGGGCTGCAGGAGCTTTTGTCTCAGTATGATACGACAAAGACGGTACAGGTGGAAGAACATCGGAATATTGATCAGGTTATTGCGGCAATGTACAGGGATCTCGGGCTGTGAAACCCGAGATCCCAATGAAATGTCTGACTTCGTCAGACGTGAAATATGGAACGGCGATGCCGTTCCATGTGAAATATCGGCTTCGCCGATGTGAAATATTCGGCTGACGCCGAATGTGATAGTTACTTTGGACTAAGCTAATCAGAAGTAACGATGTAAAAGGGAAGATTGTTATCTGATACCGGGCGAAAGGCCCGGGAATTGATGGAGTATTTGCCTTCGGTAAAAGTGATGATTACTCTGAACAGGAAGAAAAAGAGGTAGAGATGAAAGCATATTATTCGATATTCCGGATGAGGCGGAAAATGGAGACGCAGTACCGGGGAGCGGTGTTGGGCGGACTGATCTGCCAGACGTTCTTCGGACTGGTGCTGGTGGCGATCTACCGGGCTATGTACGCAGGCAAACCGCAGCCCATGCCGCTGAGCAGTATTACCACCTATGTATGGCTGCAGCAGGCGTTTTTCCGAATGTTACTGAGTATGGACACAGATCTGCTGGACAGGATCCGGACAGGGGCGATTGCCTATGACCTGTGCCGGCCGCTGCACCTGTATGGATATTACTATTCCCGGATTCTGGCAATGAAAATGACCGGGAGCATACTGCGTGCCCTGCCGATGCTGGTGATCGCGGCGCTGCTGCCGGAGGGATGGGGACTTGCCCTGCCGGCTTCCGTGCCGGCACTGCTGACTGCCCTGGCGGCCCTGATCCTGGGACTGTTCTGTATTTGCGCACTGGAAAACGTTACGATGGGACTGACAATGCGTACACTGGATCCCCGGGGTGTGCAGGCAATGCTGAACCTGCTGCTGATGACGTTCAGCGGCAATATCCTGCCGCTGACACTGTTCCCGGACAGCTGGCAGCGGGTAATTACCCTGCTGCCCTATGCCCAGATGCTGGACGCGCCGATCCGGCTGTATAACGGAGAATATGCACTGGATAAGGTGCCTGAAGTGATGATCATCCAGATCTGCTGGACTGGGCTGCTGGTGACGGGCGGATGCCTGCTGTGGCGCGCGAACCAGAAGAAAATGATTGTACAGGGAGGCTGAGAAGATGAATACCCTTCGCTTGTACTGCCGGTCCATGGCAATGCTGATGAAAAGCCAGTTGCAGTATCCGCTTTCCTTCCTGATGCAGACGCTGGCCCAGCTGGTGATGGAAGGCGGCGAACTGATGGCAGTGATCCTGCTGATTGACCGGTTTGACCGGGTAAACCAGTGGGGACCCGGAGACCTGTATTTCTTTTTCGGCCTGATGTCAGTTTCTTTTTACCTGACGGAAATCTTCGGCAGGGGACTGACGGGCAATTTCCCGTCCATGGTGCGGAACGGACAGCTGGATACGCTGATGCTGCGCCCCAGGGGCATCCTCACGCAGGTACTGTGCAGCGGGGCGGATCCCAGGCGGATTGCCTGCATTGCCGTAGGTACGGTGAGCCTGATCATGGGCAGCCGGATTTCCGGTATTACCTGGTCTCCTTTGAAAGCGCTGATGATGGCGGAATCCGTCTTTTTCAGCTTCTGGCTGATCCTGGGGCTGTTTATGGTAGAGGCTATTCTGACCATCCACAGTGTGAAGTCCATTGAACTGGCCAATACACTGACCTACGGCGGGCGCAGTGCCTGCGAGTATCCGAGCGATATCTATCCCAGGCCTCTTCGAGTGCTGTTTACGGTTATCGCGCCGTTCGCACTGGTGATGCATGTGCCGGCATCCATCATCCTGGACAAGCCGCTGTTCGGCTGGCCGGTATGGACCGGGCTTGTGACGCCCCTGGCGGGGGTGGTACTGTTCGGCGTGATGTATCTGCTGTTCAGGAAAGCGATGAAGTACTATCGGTCAACGGGAAACTGATCACAAAATACAGATGGTCCGACTGTGTTCTGTGAAATGAAATAACAGCCCTCAGGGCAAAAGCTTAAGACGGTGAAACAGCCCGTATGGAAACGAAAAATGAGTTGCCAGAGAAGGCAAAAAACGGTATAATATTCGCAGACATTTTCGGATACTGAAACGAGGAGGGGACCCCATGCTTCAGGATATTATAAATAACGCAAAAGACAAAATGAAAAAATCCTGCGAAGTTTATGAGCGGGATATGATGGGACTGCGGGCCGGCCGCGCCAATCCCAAACTGCTGGACAGGATTATGGTGGACTATTACGGCACACCCACTCCGATTCCGCAGATCGGCAACATCTCTTCCCCGGAACCCCGGCTGCTTGTGATCGCTCCCTGGGAACCCAAGATGATCCCCCAGGTGGAGAAGGCCATCCAGAAGAGTGACCTGGGTCTGAATCCTTCCAACGACGGAAAGATCGTCCGCCTGGTGTTCCCGGAACTGAACGAGGAACGCCGTAAGGACCTGACCAAGGTTGCGTCCAAGGGCGCGGAAGAAACGAAGGTTGCCATCCGCTCCATCCGCCGGGATGCCATTGAACAGATCAAGAAGCTGAAGAAGAACAGCGAGATCACCGAAGACGACCAGCGGGACGCCGAAGAAGATATGCAGAAGCTGACCGATAAGGCCGTTAAGGAAGTTGACGAGATCTTAGCTAAAAAAGAAAAAGAGATCATGGAGGTCTGACGGACAACTCCGGCAGAAAACCAAAACCCGCCGGAAGGCGGGTTTTTGGCAGTATTATGAGGAGATAAACGCATGAAGCTGAAGACGGCATTGTCACTGGCACTGAAAAAGACGCCAAGGACATCGGATGAGTTTGACAAGCTGCCGAAGCATGTAGCTATCATTATGGACGGGAACGGCCGCTGGGCAAAGAAGCATAAGCTGAACGTGTCCAAGGGGCACCGGCAGGGAACAGAAACCCTGCGGGAGATCATCCGCCATACGGATGACCTGGGGATCGGCGCCCTGAGTCTTTATGCCTTCTCCACGGAAAACTGGAACCGTTCGGAAGAGGAAATAGCCGCGCTGATGCAGCTGATCCTGGATTTCTTTGCTTCCGAGATCGATGAGCTGGATGCCAAGAACGTACGGATCCTGATCCTGGGAGACAAGGGCGGCCTGCCGGAGAAACAGCGGGAAACGCTGATCGAGGCGGAAAACCGGACAAAGAAGAATACAGGACTCCGGCTGAATATCGCCGTGAATTACGGCGGGCGCGCGGAACTGGTGCGGGCCGCGAGGCAGATCGCAACACTGGTCCGGAACGGGACGTTGCGGGAGGACGAGATCACCGAGCAGACGATCTCCGATTACCTGTATACCGCGGGACAGCCGGACGTGGACCTGCTGATCCGGACCAGCGGGGAACAGCGGCTGAGCAATTTCATGCTGTACCAGAACGCGTACGCGGAATTCGTTTTCCCGACGGTTCTCTGGCCGGACTTTACTGTGCATGACTATGATGAAGCGCTGGACGCGTTCGCGCACAGGGAAAGACGGTTCGGAGGACGATAAATTCGAAAACAGAATCTCTGATTCTGCTTTCGAATCAATGAAATATCGCTTCGCGATGTGAAATATCCCGCTTCGCGGGATGTGAAATATTTGCCTTCGGCAAATGTGAAATGTTCGTCTGGCGACGAACATGATATATACATTACAGGAGAAGGACGAAGAATGAAACAACGGTTTATTACGGGTTTGATGCTGACGGCTTTTCTGGCGATCAATCTGTGGCTGCCGAACTGGTGCATGGCCCTGGCAACACTGGTCTGCATCTGTTTCGCTGTATGGGAAGAATATCACGCGCTGTCCATAGCCGGACACCGGGTCGTGACCTGGCCTACCTGGGTGATCCTGGGCGTATCAATGCCGCTGACCTGGCTTTTCGGCGTGAAGGTGATCGTGCCGCTGCTGGCCCTGGCACTGTTTATTATGATCACACAGATCCTGTTCCGGAAGGAGCCGGAGCTGACTGACCTGAGTATGAGCGCGCTGCCGCTGCTGACGGTGGCACTGCCCGGACTGAGCCTGGTGGCCCTGAGCCTGATCCCGGACCAGAAGGCCGTGGAAGTGGTGCTTCTTTGCCTGACCTTCGCGGTACCGCTGCTCGGTGACGTGATGGCGCTGTTTGTCGGCAGCGCGATCGGCGGACCGAAGTTCTGCCCGGCTGTCAGCCCGAAGAAGACGATCGCCGGCAGTATCGGCGGCCTGGCAGGCAGTGTAATTGCCGCAATGGCTGTATACGGACTGAGTGTTGCTATCTGCAACGCGTCGACCCTAGCTAAACTGCCTGTATGGTGGCATTACCTGGTGCTTGGTTTCACGGGCGGCATCGCCGGACAGATCGGCGACCTGTTTGCCAGCCTGGTGAAGCGCCACAGCGGACTGAAGGACTTCTCCAACCTGTTCCCGGGTCACGGCGGAATGCTGGACCGGCTGGACAGCGTGCTGTTTATGGCAGTTTTAATGTATTGCTATTTAATGTTCAAATGAACATTAAACAGCAATACTCAATGAACAATTAATAATGAACAATGAACAATTATGTATTGTTCTATTCCAATAGCCAGTACAGTTTGTGATTGTAAATTATGAATCGGATAATGAAAAGAAAGGCAGTATGATGAGAAGTATTGCTATTCTGGGGTCTACGGGGTCCATCGGGACGCAGGCGCTGGATCTGTGCCGGAGACATCCGGACAGGTATAAGGTGACCGCGCTGACTGCTCGGGGAAGCAAGGAAAAGCTGTTTGAACAGGTACGGGAATTCCGGCCGGAGACCGCAGGCCTGACGGAAGGCTTTGATCCCGCGGAAATCCCGGAAGACCTGAAATTCTGCCGTTTCCTTTCCGGAAAGGAAGCACTGCACGCGGCTGCCGCTGAAACGGACGCGGACATGGTGCTGGTCAGCATCGTGGGTATTGCCGGACTGCAGGGCGTGATGGATGCGCTGAAAGCCGGAAAACAGGTCCTGCTTGCCAACAAGGAGGCGCTGGTAACCGGCGGCCACCTGGTGACAGACCTTGCCCGGAAAGCGGGGAAGCCCCTGCTGCCGGTGGACAGCGAACACAGCGCAATCTTCCAGTGTCTGCAGGCAGACGGAACCAATAAGCCGATGAAGATCCTGCTGACCGCTTCCGGCGGCCCCTTCCGTACCTGGGATAAGGAAAGGATCCGGAAGGCGACAAAGGCGGAAGCGCTGAAACATCCCAACTGGAACATGGGCGCCAAGATTACCGTGGACAGTGCCAGCATGTTCAACAAGGGCCTGGAAATCATGGAGGCCCGGTGGCTGTTTGACATGCCCGAAGACAAAATAGAGGTCGTTGTCCATCCCCAAAGCATCGTGCACAGCGCGGTGGTCTATCAGGATGGCGCGGTACTGGCCCAGCTGGGTGAGCCGGATATGCGGGTGCCGATCGGCTACGCCATGGCTTATCCGGAACGCATTGAGACCGGCGTACCCGCGCCGGATCTGTTCAAACTGGGCAGCCTGACCTTTGAAAAGCCGGATGAGGATAAGTTCCCGGCGCTGCGACTGGCAAGGGAATGCCTGCGGGCCGGCGGTGCGGCCTGCACCGTGTTCAACGGAGCGAACGAAGAAGCGGTTGCCGCTTTCCTGCGGGAAGAGATTCCCTTCGGGGAAATCGCCGTACGGGTGGAACGGGCATTGGAGAAACTGGCCGGACTGCCGGCAAACTGCATTGAGGACATTTGGGAGGCTGATCGGCTCGCCAGAGCTGTATCCAATTCAGAATTCAGAATTCAGAATTCAGAATTATAATGCCTGCGGCATTTTGCGTACTATGAGAGTATGGCGGATTGTACAGGCGTACGGTTAAACAAACATTATGATTTAACAGATTATTTGAGAGGGCGTTAGTTTGTATATCATATTAGCGTTATTGTTACTGGCAATATTGATCACGGTGCATGAATTCGGACATTTCCTGGCAGCCCGGGCAATGAAGATCGAGGTTCGGGAGTTTGCTATCGGCATGGGGCCGAAGCTGATTGGCTGGAAGAGCAAGAAGTACGATACGGATTTCAGCATCCGGGCGATCCCGCTGGGCGGATTCTGTGCTTTCTACGGAGAGGATGACGCGAAGGGTATTTCAAAGGACGATCCCCGGGCGTTTCCGAAGCAGAATGTCTGGAAGCGGCTGTTTGTCATCCTGATGGGCCCGGTGATGAACTTTGTACTGGCCTTTGTGGTGGGTACCGTCTTTTTCTGGGTGAACGGCGTTGAGACAATAACAGGCATCGATCCATATATTGTTGATGTTATGGCTGCAGGACCGGCTTATTCCGCCGGAATCCAGGCAAAGGACGTGGTGACGGAAATCAACGGCGTGAACATGCTGGATGGTACAGAAACAACGCTGCTGGATACCATCGGCAACTGGAAAGAAGGCGACGCGCCGCTGAAAATGACGATCCTGAGGGGCGAGGAGACAGTTGAAACAGAACTTACTCCGGTCTGGGATGAGAAAGAACAGAAAATGAGGATCGGCGTGACCATTGGCGGGAAATACCGTACAGAAACCGAGCCGGAAACCTTCCTGGGCGGCATAAAGGATTCCTGGGATTGGTGCAGTTATGCTTCGGGTGTTATGCTTCGGGCGCTGAAAGACCTGGTGACCACAGGGGAAGGCCTTGACCAGACCTCCGGACCGGTTGGAATTGTCAGCATGGTATCGACTGAAGTCCAGGAAGAGGGGCTGAGAGCTTTTATAAGGCTGCTGATGGTCATCTCCATTAACCTTGGCCTGATGAACTTGCTGCCGATTCCCGGATTGGACGGAAGCCGCCTGGTATTCGGCCTGGTGGAGGTTGTCCGGAGAAAACCTGTGCCGCCGGAAAAAGAAGCTATGGTGCACCTGGCGGGCATGGTGGTACTGTTCGGGTTTATGATATTTATCACATTTAAGGACATTATGAAACTGTTTGGGTGACAATTTCAGGTAGGAAGTAGGAGGTAGGAGGGAAATCATGAGCAGAATAGTGAAGGTCGGAGAGCTGCTGCTCGGCGGAGGGAACCCGGTGCTGGTCCAGAGCATGACAAATACGGATACCCGGGACGCGGAGGCAACGCTGAAGCAGATCTGCGCGCTGCATGACGCGGGCTGCGATATTGTACGGGTGAGCGTCTACGACGAGGCCTGTGCGGAAGCGGTGAAGACACTGGCCGCGAAGAGCCCTGTGCCGCTGGTTGCCGATATTCATTTTGACTATAAACTGGCTATCCGCTCCGCGGAAAACGGTATCGCAAAGCTGCGGATCAACCCCGGCAACATCGGCGGGGAAGCCAAAGTACGGGAACTGGCGGACTGCGCCAAAGCCCATGGCATCCCGATCCGGATCGGTGTGAACAGCGGATCGGCGGAAAAGAACCTGCTGGCGAAGTACGGCGGTCCCACGGCGGAATGCCTGGTGGAGAGTGCGCTCGGACACGCGAGGATACTGGAAAAAGCCGGTTTTGACGATATTGTGCTGAGCATGAAGAGCAGCGATGTGAAGCTGACCATCGATGCTTACCGGCTGGCGCATGAACGCTGTGATTATCCCCTGCACCTGGGCGTTACGGAAGCGGGACTGCCCGGACAGGGAACTGTCAAGAGCGCCATCGGTATCGGTGCGCTGCTGGCGGACGGTATTGGTGATACGATCCGGGTGAGCCTGAGCGGAGATCCGGTACCGGAAGCGAAGGCGGCCTGGGATATCCTGCGGGCACTGAACCTGCGGACGCGGGGCGTACAGCTGATCGCCTGTCCTACCTGCGGACGGACGTGCATTCCTGTGGAGCAGATTGCCCGCCGGGTGGAGGCGGAGCTTTCGGATGTGACAGTTCCGCTGAAAGTGGCCGTGATGGGCTGCGTTGTGAACGGCCTGGGCGAAGGCCGGGAAGCGGATGTAGGCATTGCCGGCGGGAAGGATGGCGGGGTACTGTTCGTGAAAGGACAGGAACCGAGAAAAGTGAAGGGCGATCTGGCAGAAATACTGATTGAAGAAGTCAGAAAAATAATTAACAATGAACAATTTACAATGAACAATTAATGGTGGCTCCGAAGAAAGAGCATGAGGCTCTTTCTTCGGGCAAATACCTGGAGTGGAAATGAGCTACGAAGATCTGATGGCGCGAATAGCGCGGGAAATCCCGGCACTGGCGGGAAAACTGTCGGCACCGCGGGTAACCTATGTCAAATCTTTGAAAAAAGCATATATTACCTTTGAAAGCTCCGTACTGGCGGGAGAGAGGGAATTCCTGAAGCTGGAATCGATCCTGCGGGATCTGTTTCCCGGTCGTCCTTTGGCTGTACGGATCATTTCTCCCGGACTGAAATCCGCCTTTCTGGAGGATCCGTCCCCCTACCGGCAGGTACTGGATGATTTCCTGCGCAGGAATTATCCTATGGCCCGCGGCTGGATCGGAAAGATCGACTGGCGGATGGAGAAAAACCAGCTGACGGAAACAACGGATCTTCCCGGCGGAAACCGGGAGGAAGGTTTGCTGACCCTTGTTTTCCCGGATGATATCAGTCTGCAGGTGATGCGGAAAAGCGACGTTGCCGAACGGTTGTCAGTGGCGATCCGGGAGATCTTCGCGGCGAATCTCCGGGTGGAGATGACCGTGGAGGGAACGCGGGAAGAACGCCTGCGCCGGATGATTGAAGAGCGCCAGAACGTTGTGCTGACCGTGACGGCGGAAGAAATGGCGGAACGCTACGGAACCGGAATCGGAGGCGAGAAGGAAACAGCTCCGAAAAAACCGGCAGGTGAGAGAAAGCCGGCGGCAAAGACGGAGGGTGCCAAGGCAAAACCCGCTGCCCCGGCGGCTCCGGAACCGCCTGTTGGTAAGCCGATCATGGGCCGCAGCATTGCGGACAAGCCTGTTGAGATCAAAGAACTGACCGGTGAAAGCGGCCTGGTAGTGGTCCAGGGCGAAGTGTTCAAGCTGGAACAAAAAGAACTGAAGGGCGGCGAAATGCTGCTGGTGACCTTCGCGGTGACCGACTACACCAGTTCCGTGCTGTGCAAGATCTTTTTCCGTTACCGTGCCCGCTACATGAAGAAGGAAGAGGCGGAAGCAACGCCGATCACCGATGAGGAGCGCGCGGCAGTTAAGGAAAAGGTGGACCGGATCAAGGAAGGCATGTGTGTCCGGGTCCGGGGTGAATGCCTGTATGACAACTATGCCAGGGACCTGAGCATTTCGGTCCGTGACATGGTGGAGACAAAGAAAGAGGAGCGCGAGGATACCGCGGAAGAAAAGCGGGTTGAGCTCCATATGCATACCAACATGTCCACGATGGATGCCCTGACGCCGGTGGAGAAGCTGATCTCCCGGGCGGCAAAGTGGGGTCATCCGGCTGTGGCTGTGACGGATCACGGTGTCCTTCAGTCCTTCCCGGCGGCGTTCCGGGCGGCAAAGGGCAAGATCAAACTGATTCCGGGCTGCGAAGGCTACCTGATTGACGAAAAACCGATTGTGGAGGATCCGGACGAGCGGCCCTATGACGGCCCGATCGTTGTGCTGGACTTCGAAAGCACGGGTCTGAACACCGGCAAGGCGCGGATCATTGAGATTGGCGCTGTGAAACTGCAGGACGGTACGGTGATCGATAGTCTTGAGCAGCTGGTGGATCCCGGACAACCTGTGGGTCCGAAGATTACGGAGATCACCGGCATCAACGACGCGATGCTGGAGGGACAGCCGAAGGCAGAGGAAGCGCTGCCGAAACTGTTGGAGTTTATCGGCGATCTGCCGATCGCGGCGCATAACGCGCATTTTGACGCCAGCCTGCTGAAAGCGGAACTGAAACGCCTGGGGCTGACCTTTGACCATCCTGTGATGGATACCCTGAGCTATGCCCGGAAGCTTTATCCTGACCTGAAATCCTTCCGCCTGGCAGCCCTGTGCAAGCACCTGGGAGTGAGCCTGAAGAACGCGCACCGGGCGGTGCATGACGCGACCGCCACGGCCCTGTGCCTGAAACGCATGTTTGAGGACACCCGGGCCGCGCATCCGGGTGTTCAAAGCGAGAAGGAACTGAATGCCGCACTGACGAGTGGCGCCATCGGGGAAAGCTGGCATATCATCCTGCTGGCAAAGAACCGGACCGGCCTGGTGAACCTGAACCGGCTGGTTTCCATCGGGCACCTGGATTATTTCAAACGTGTACCCCATATGCCGCGGCATATGATACAGAAATACCGGGAAGGCCTGATCCTGGGAAGCGCCTGTGAAGCGGGCGAGCTGTTCCGGGCGGTGCTGAACCGGGAAGACCATGAACGGCTGAAACAAATCGCCTCCTTCTATGACTACCTGGAGGTCCAGCCCATCGGAAACAACGCCTTCCTGCTCCGGGAGGGACAGGTTTCCTCCGAGGAAGAGCTGCGGGACCTGAACCGGGAGATCATTAAGCTGGGTGAAGAACTGAATATTCCGGTTGTTGCAACGGGCGACGTGCATTTCCTGGATCCAAAGGACGCCATCGGCCGGGCGATCATCCAGGCGGGCATGAAATACGATGACGCGGACAACCAGCCCCCGCTGTATTTCAAGACAACCAATGAAATGCTGGAGGAATTCTCCTACCTGGGCCCGGAAAAGGCGAAGGAGATCGTTATTGACAATCCCCGGAAGATCGCGGAGCAGGTGGAGGAGATCAAGCTGTTCCCGAAGCATCCGAAGGGTGAGGATACTTTCCAGCCCTTCTGGGATGACGCGGAGGACATGATCCAGCAGATGACCTGGGATACGGCGGAGGAGCTGTACGGTTCGCCCCTGCCGGAGATCGTCGAGGCGCGGCTGAAGAAGGAACTGAAATCCATCGTGGGTTATGGCTACTGCACGCTGTATTCCATTGCCCAGAAGCTGGTTTCCCGCTCCCTGCAGGATGGCTACCTGGTCGGCAGCCGCGGCAGTGTCGGTTCCAGCCTGGTGGCCCGGATGTGCGGTATCACGGAAGTTAACGCGCTCCCGCCTCATTACCGCTGTACTCACTGCCACAAGGGCTTCTTCGACGTGGATAAGAGCCAGTATCATGTCGGTGTGGACCTTCCGGACAAGGACTGCCCGGACTGCGGAAAGCCCCTGACCAAGGACGGATTCGATATCCCCTTCGAAGTTTTCCTAGGCTTTGAGGGAGACAAGGTACCTGATATCGACCTGAACTTCTCCGGTGAATACCAGAACCGGGCGCACCACTATGTGGAAGAACTGTTCGGACATGACCACGTGTTCCGCGCGGGTACGATTTCCGGCCTGGCGGACAAAACAGCATATGGTTATGTGCTGAAATACCTGGAGGAACGCGGCATCCAGGCGGGCAACGCAGAAAAGGAACGGCTGGCCCTGACCTGTACAGGTGTCAAGCGGACCACCGGCCAGCACCCGGGCGGCATGGTTGTTGTGCCCCTGGAATATGAGATCTATGACTTTACCGCGGTACAGCATCCGGCGGATGACCTGGAAAGCGACTTCACCACGACGCACTTCGACTTTAACAGCATGCACGACATCCTGGTGAAGCTGGACTGCCTCGGTCATGATGACCCGACCATGCTGCATGAACTGGAGCTGCTGACGGGGATCAACTTCAAGGACGTTCCGCTGGACGATCAGGGGGTGCGGAGCCTGTTTGCTTCCCCCGAAGCGCTGGGCGTCACCACGGAGGACATCCTGTGCAACACCGGCACCTACGGCGTTCCGGAATTCGGTACAGGCTT of Aristaeella lactis contains these proteins:
- a CDS encoding PolC-type DNA polymerase III; its protein translation is MSYEDLMARIAREIPALAGKLSAPRVTYVKSLKKAYITFESSVLAGEREFLKLESILRDLFPGRPLAVRIISPGLKSAFLEDPSPYRQVLDDFLRRNYPMARGWIGKIDWRMEKNQLTETTDLPGGNREEGLLTLVFPDDISLQVMRKSDVAERLSVAIREIFAANLRVEMTVEGTREERLRRMIEERQNVVLTVTAEEMAERYGTGIGGEKETAPKKPAGERKPAAKTEGAKAKPAAPAAPEPPVGKPIMGRSIADKPVEIKELTGESGLVVVQGEVFKLEQKELKGGEMLLVTFAVTDYTSSVLCKIFFRYRARYMKKEEAEATPITDEERAAVKEKVDRIKEGMCVRVRGECLYDNYARDLSISVRDMVETKKEEREDTAEEKRVELHMHTNMSTMDALTPVEKLISRAAKWGHPAVAVTDHGVLQSFPAAFRAAKGKIKLIPGCEGYLIDEKPIVEDPDERPYDGPIVVLDFESTGLNTGKARIIEIGAVKLQDGTVIDSLEQLVDPGQPVGPKITEITGINDAMLEGQPKAEEALPKLLEFIGDLPIAAHNAHFDASLLKAELKRLGLTFDHPVMDTLSYARKLYPDLKSFRLAALCKHLGVSLKNAHRAVHDATATALCLKRMFEDTRAAHPGVQSEKELNAALTSGAIGESWHIILLAKNRTGLVNLNRLVSIGHLDYFKRVPHMPRHMIQKYREGLILGSACEAGELFRAVLNREDHERLKQIASFYDYLEVQPIGNNAFLLREGQVSSEEELRDLNREIIKLGEELNIPVVATGDVHFLDPKDAIGRAIIQAGMKYDDADNQPPLYFKTTNEMLEEFSYLGPEKAKEIVIDNPRKIAEQVEEIKLFPKHPKGEDTFQPFWDDAEDMIQQMTWDTAEELYGSPLPEIVEARLKKELKSIVGYGYCTLYSIAQKLVSRSLQDGYLVGSRGSVGSSLVARMCGITEVNALPPHYRCTHCHKGFFDVDKSQYHVGVDLPDKDCPDCGKPLTKDGFDIPFEVFLGFEGDKVPDIDLNFSGEYQNRAHHYVEELFGHDHVFRAGTISGLADKTAYGYVLKYLEERGIQAGNAEKERLALTCTGVKRTTGQHPGGMVVVPLEYEIYDFTAVQHPADDLESDFTTTHFDFNSMHDILVKLDCLGHDDPTMLHELELLTGINFKDVPLDDQGVRSLFASPEALGVTTEDILCNTGTYGVPEFGTGFVRGMLEETKPHTMEELLRISGLSHGTDVWLGNAQEIIASGTATLSECVCCRDDIMNYLIDKGVKPKLAFTTMESVRKGKGLKPEMEQAMLDQNVPDWFMDSCKKIKYMFPKGHAVAYVTMSLRVAWFKLHEPLAYYCAYFTVRGDGFDASTMILPPEDARKKIKEIRNMDSPTARDKDTATCLELVLEMNMRGIRFLPVDLYKSDVKKFRIEDGNIRCPFISLPGLGESAAIPIAEARKDGPFISIEDLQVRGKVGSSVIEMLRTHGALQGLSETNQISMF